One genomic region from Sphingomonas paeninsulae encodes:
- a CDS encoding alpha/beta fold hydrolase, with product MASLFPPAIRRALCVLAIGAVSLPTAASAVGEIVSSTRIAGAPDGATAYRIHYRSTDKDGRPIVVSGAMVVPAGPAPAGGRPVVVWAHGASGIAENCGLSDKPGLFGQIAGLNSLLAAGYVVAAPDYQGLGNTGPHPFLVGTASAHTVLDSVRAARALPGAKASSRYALWGESLGGFSVLWAGKLAARYAPELTLVGVAAAAPPTDLKANLTGGTNAAVRAFLTSYAAESWSRVYDVPLTTAVKPATAKLITAIARNCVSLDGFALRTKIGMLRLARQLRNVNLAESPRSGALMQQNSVTPTGFTMPLLVVQGSADVIVAPAVTRALVDKLCARRANVRFISIEGGDHVSVAKRSAPETVNWLGDRFAGKPAASSC from the coding sequence ATGGCATCCTTGTTTCCTCCAGCAATCCGCCGCGCCCTTTGCGTGTTGGCAATCGGGGCCGTTAGCCTGCCGACAGCGGCTTCTGCGGTCGGTGAAATAGTCTCATCGACCCGGATCGCCGGCGCGCCCGACGGTGCCACAGCTTATCGCATTCATTACCGATCGACCGACAAGGATGGCCGCCCGATCGTCGTCAGTGGCGCCATGGTCGTACCCGCCGGTCCGGCGCCGGCAGGCGGACGTCCGGTCGTCGTCTGGGCGCATGGTGCATCGGGTATTGCGGAAAATTGCGGGCTTTCCGACAAACCGGGGCTGTTCGGTCAGATCGCGGGGCTGAACAGCTTGCTGGCGGCTGGCTATGTCGTCGCCGCGCCCGATTATCAGGGGCTGGGTAACACCGGCCCGCACCCGTTTCTGGTCGGCACCGCAAGCGCGCATACTGTTCTCGATTCGGTTCGGGCGGCCCGCGCGCTTCCGGGTGCGAAGGCATCATCGCGTTACGCGCTATGGGGTGAATCGCTGGGCGGCTTTTCCGTGCTGTGGGCGGGCAAACTCGCCGCCCGCTATGCGCCTGAACTGACTCTGGTCGGTGTGGCCGCTGCTGCGCCTCCGACCGATCTAAAGGCCAATTTGACCGGCGGCACCAACGCCGCCGTGCGCGCTTTCCTGACATCCTACGCCGCCGAAAGCTGGTCGCGTGTTTACGACGTGCCGCTGACGACCGCCGTCAAACCCGCGACTGCCAAGCTCATCACAGCCATCGCCCGGAACTGCGTGTCGCTCGACGGTTTTGCGCTTCGCACGAAGATCGGGATGCTGCGGCTGGCGCGTCAGTTGCGCAATGTGAACCTCGCGGAATCGCCCCGCTCGGGAGCGTTAATGCAGCAGAATTCGGTAACCCCGACTGGCTTCACGATGCCGCTGCTCGTGGTTCAGGGTTCCGCTGACGTTATCGTCGCACCGGCAGTCACGCGTGCGCTCGTCGATAAACTTTGCGCTCGGCGGGCCAATGTGCGGTTCATCTCTATCGAAGGGGGCGATCATGTGTCGGTCGCAAAACGATCGGCGCCCGAGACGGTGAACTGGCTGGGTGATCGGTTCGCGGGGAAACCCGCTGCGTCGAGTTGCTGA
- a CDS encoding adenosine kinase: MTAKYDVVAIGNAIVDVIASADEAFIASENLTRGSMQLIDADRATELYSRMAPGREVSGGSAGNTIAGLAALGQKCAFIGQVADDQLGEVFAHDIRALGVRFDTAKRGQQPPTARCLILVTADGQRTMNTFLGASQFLPAAAIDHDLIADSAILYLEGYLWDPEEPRAAMRAAIDTAKANGRKVAFTLSDAFVIDRHGADFRKMIDAGDIDILFANDGEVHALMGTADVASAVTALSAKVPTLIVTHGANGAEAHCGGQHARIAAEPIAQVVDTTGAGDLFASGFLSGQAQGRSLEDSLIMGAVCAAEVISHYGPRPEGDLKALVAKRLG, translated from the coding sequence ATGACGGCGAAATACGATGTTGTGGCGATCGGCAATGCGATCGTCGATGTGATCGCAAGCGCGGATGAGGCTTTCATCGCGTCCGAAAACCTGACGCGCGGATCGATGCAGCTGATCGACGCCGATCGCGCCACCGAACTCTACAGCCGCATGGCTCCGGGCCGCGAAGTTTCCGGCGGATCGGCTGGCAACACCATCGCCGGGCTCGCCGCGCTCGGTCAGAAATGTGCGTTCATCGGACAAGTCGCCGACGACCAGCTTGGTGAAGTGTTCGCCCATGACATCCGCGCGCTTGGTGTCCGTTTCGACACTGCAAAGCGCGGGCAACAGCCACCCACGGCCCGCTGCCTCATCCTCGTTACCGCCGACGGCCAGCGCACGATGAACACCTTCCTCGGTGCATCGCAATTCCTGCCTGCCGCCGCCATCGACCATGATCTGATCGCAGACTCGGCAATCCTGTATCTCGAAGGCTATCTCTGGGACCCTGAAGAGCCCCGCGCCGCCATGCGCGCCGCGATCGACACGGCAAAGGCCAACGGCCGCAAAGTCGCCTTCACTCTGTCCGACGCCTTTGTGATCGACCGCCACGGTGCCGATTTCCGCAAGATGATCGACGCAGGGGATATCGACATCCTGTTTGCCAATGATGGCGAAGTTCACGCGTTGATGGGCACGGCCGATGTCGCCAGCGCCGTCACCGCCCTGTCGGCAAAGGTTCCCACCCTCATCGTCACCCACGGTGCCAACGGAGCCGAAGCGCATTGCGGCGGCCAGCACGCCCGCATCGCCGCCGAACCCATTGCTCAGGTCGTAGACACCACCGGCGCAGGCGATCTCTTCGCGTCAGGCTTCCTCAGCGGACAGGCACAAGGCCGTTCGCTCGAGGACAGTTTGATTATGGGTGCAGTCTGCGCAGCCGAAGTCATCTCGCATTACGGTCCGCGTCCAGAGGGCGATCTGAAAGCTCTCGTCGCAAAACGACTGGGCTAA
- the queG gene encoding tRNA epoxyqueuosine(34) reductase QueG encodes MPRSKTGLTKALKDEAARLGFAACGVTRADAIDGREALGAWIEAGQHGTMGWMEERAHQRAAPQSLWPEALSVIALGMSYAPAEDPMRLAGEGGIGRISVYAQGADYHDVVKRNLKALARWLVENGGGQLKVFVDTAPVMEKPLGQSAGIGWQGKHTNLVSREHGSWLFLGCIMTTLDLEADSPHADTCGNCDACQRACPTNAFPAPYRLDARRCISYLTIEHKGPIPHEFRAAIGNRIYGCDDCLAVCPWNKFADAAHANRAFLGRPELAAPELSDLLGLDDAGFRQVFSGSPIKRIGRERMVRNAAVAAGNSGSTALIEPLKLLLNDESETVAEAAHWALSVLTAPLAAASGPQHS; translated from the coding sequence ATGCCGCGTAGCAAGACAGGACTGACGAAAGCTTTAAAGGACGAAGCCGCGCGCCTAGGCTTCGCGGCGTGCGGTGTCACGCGTGCCGATGCCATCGACGGGCGCGAAGCATTGGGCGCGTGGATCGAGGCTGGGCAACACGGCACGATGGGCTGGATGGAAGAACGCGCCCACCAACGCGCCGCACCGCAATCGCTTTGGCCCGAAGCACTCAGCGTGATCGCGCTCGGGATGAGCTACGCCCCAGCCGAAGATCCCATGCGGCTGGCCGGAGAGGGCGGCATCGGGCGCATCTCGGTCTACGCACAGGGCGCGGACTACCACGATGTCGTAAAGCGCAACCTGAAGGCGCTTGCCCGCTGGCTCGTAGAAAACGGCGGCGGCCAGCTCAAGGTTTTTGTGGATACTGCGCCCGTCATGGAAAAACCGCTTGGTCAGTCGGCGGGTATCGGCTGGCAGGGCAAACACACCAATCTGGTCAGTCGCGAACACGGTAGCTGGCTGTTCCTCGGCTGTATCATGACGACACTCGATCTTGAGGCGGACAGCCCCCACGCCGACACCTGCGGCAATTGCGACGCATGTCAGCGCGCCTGTCCGACCAACGCTTTTCCCGCGCCCTATCGTCTCGATGCGCGGCGCTGCATTTCCTATCTGACGATCGAGCATAAGGGGCCGATCCCGCACGAATTTCGCGCGGCCATCGGCAATCGGATCTACGGGTGCGACGACTGTCTTGCCGTCTGTCCCTGGAACAAGTTTGCCGACGCCGCCCACGCCAACCGCGCGTTTCTGGGTCGTCCCGAACTCGCTGCGCCCGAATTGTCCGATCTGCTGGGACTGGACGATGCCGGGTTTCGACAGGTGTTTTCCGGCAGCCCGATCAAACGCATCGGTCGCGAACGGATGGTCCGAAATGCGGCCGTGGCTGCGGGAAACAGTGGCTCGACGGCGCTGATCGAACCGCTCAAACTTCTGCTGAACGACGAATCCGAAACCGTCGCCGAAGCCGCACACTGGGCGCTGAGTGTCCTTACCGCGCCTCTCGCCGCCGCGTCAGGGCCGCAACACAGCTAG
- a CDS encoding ABC transporter ATP-binding protein, which produces MRAVDGIDLAVPPGAIYGVLGPNGAGKTTTLRMLLGIIDPDAGTRSLLGYDRPLEAAPLVGYLPEERGLYPAMQAREAIAFMGALRGLPLAEGRRRADALLEEYELGHAAKKTIRTLSKGMAQTVQLLGTLIHKPRLIVLDEPFSGLDALNQGRLETMIRAQATEGATVLFSTHVIAHAERLCERIAIIAGGKVRFEGRVDEARDRLRPQVRLRTRATSGPWRSAIPADAVQNGADWNFELPDDGIEPLLNALIQGQAGIESLSIERPGLHDAFVAIAGAKAAADMAAPTVAEKVA; this is translated from the coding sequence ATGCGTGCGGTCGATGGCATCGACCTCGCCGTCCCGCCGGGAGCGATTTATGGCGTGCTCGGTCCAAATGGGGCGGGCAAGACGACGACGTTGCGGATGCTGCTGGGCATAATCGATCCCGATGCTGGAACACGCTCTCTGTTGGGATACGACCGCCCGCTGGAGGCCGCGCCGCTGGTCGGGTATCTGCCGGAGGAGCGCGGACTGTATCCAGCGATGCAGGCGCGGGAGGCGATTGCGTTCATGGGCGCGCTACGTGGGTTGCCGCTGGCCGAGGGACGGCGGCGGGCCGATGCGTTGCTGGAAGAATATGAGCTGGGCCATGCCGCGAAAAAGACGATCCGAACGCTGTCGAAGGGCATGGCGCAGACGGTGCAACTGCTCGGCACGCTAATCCACAAACCAAGACTGATCGTGCTGGATGAGCCGTTCTCGGGACTTGATGCGCTCAATCAAGGGCGATTGGAAACGATGATCCGTGCGCAAGCCACAGAGGGCGCGACGGTGCTGTTTTCGACGCATGTTATCGCCCACGCCGAACGGCTGTGCGAGCGGATTGCGATTATCGCGGGGGGCAAGGTCCGGTTCGAGGGGCGCGTCGATGAAGCGCGCGACCGGCTGCGTCCACAAGTGCGGCTGCGGACGCGTGCGACAAGTGGGCCGTGGCGGAGTGCAATCCCGGCGGATGCAGTTCAGAACGGCGCGGACTGGAATTTCGAATTGCCCGATGACGGTATCGAACCGCTGTTGAACGCGCTGATCCAGGGTCAGGCGGGCATCGAAAGCCTGTCAATCGAGCGCCCCGGCCTCCACGATGCCTTTGTCGCGATAGCGGGTGCGAAGGCGGCGGCGGATATGGCGGCACCGACTGTTGCGGAGAAAGTGGCATGA
- a CDS encoding ABC transporter permease — translation MNRTRFPILASIWVIARRDFTATVFSRTFLLFLLGPLMALGFGGLFGVVGGRADDAALRSSVAVIGTARDLGPIRQAYDRLNPIMNGALPDLRLIEPKGDPIAQARGLLSMQKNGATIVMTGWPKAPRLIGPSRQIDSLQDDVRLILDEVATENALKLARVTRSEIKLERTVIDPAGGGTSAARHIVARGAQSLLFMLTLLLAGMLLSNMVEEKSSKVIEVLAAAVPIDAIFYGKLIAMLGVSLTGIIVWGSVIGLTVVSFIPAGIPLPLPAMGWPLFIALGAAYYIMNYMLLGGAFIGIGAQANSAREVQTLSMPITMSQLAVFALASATVNDSSGPLATFAAIFPLSSPLAMLGRAAQDATIWPHLVALVWQGLWVAIIVRFAAKRFRSGVLKSGGPKRRWFKRSRKVAESGGL, via the coding sequence ATGAACCGGACGCGCTTTCCAATTCTGGCTTCGATATGGGTGATCGCGCGGCGCGATTTCACCGCCACGGTGTTTTCGCGAACGTTCCTATTGTTTCTGCTGGGGCCGTTGATGGCGTTGGGTTTCGGCGGCTTGTTCGGCGTGGTGGGTGGTCGTGCAGACGATGCGGCGCTGCGTTCGTCGGTCGCGGTTATCGGAACGGCGCGCGACCTTGGTCCCATTCGTCAGGCCTATGATCGACTGAACCCGATAATGAACGGCGCGCTGCCCGACTTGCGCCTGATCGAACCAAAGGGCGATCCAATCGCACAGGCGCGCGGCTTGTTGTCGATGCAAAAGAATGGCGCGACGATCGTGATGACGGGTTGGCCGAAAGCGCCTCGGTTGATCGGCCCCAGTCGCCAGATCGACAGTTTGCAGGACGATGTGCGCCTGATCCTCGACGAAGTGGCAACCGAAAATGCGTTGAAGCTGGCACGGGTGACACGTTCAGAAATCAAGCTGGAGCGGACGGTGATCGACCCGGCGGGCGGCGGAACGTCGGCGGCGCGGCATATCGTCGCACGCGGGGCGCAATCGCTGCTGTTCATGCTGACGTTGCTGCTGGCCGGGATGTTGTTGTCCAACATGGTCGAGGAAAAATCGAGCAAGGTGATCGAGGTACTCGCCGCCGCGGTACCGATCGACGCGATTTTCTATGGCAAGCTGATCGCGATGCTCGGCGTATCGCTGACTGGCATCATCGTGTGGGGATCGGTCATCGGATTGACCGTGGTTAGCTTCATTCCGGCGGGCATTCCGCTGCCCCTGCCCGCGATGGGCTGGCCGTTGTTCATCGCGCTTGGCGCGGCTTATTATATCATGAACTATATGTTGCTTGGCGGCGCGTTCATCGGGATCGGAGCGCAGGCGAATAGCGCGCGTGAAGTCCAGACGCTGTCGATGCCGATCACCATGTCGCAACTTGCAGTGTTCGCGCTGGCGTCTGCGACGGTCAACGATTCCAGCGGGCCGCTGGCGACGTTTGCGGCAATATTTCCCTTGTCGTCGCCGCTGGCGATGCTGGGACGGGCGGCGCAGGATGCGACGATCTGGCCGCATCTGGTCGCGCTCGTCTGGCAGGGATTGTGGGTGGCGATCATCGTGCGCTTTGCCGCCAAACGTTTCCGTAGCGGTGTATTAAAGTCGGGCGGACCGAAACGGAGATGGTTCAAGCGATCCAGGAAGGTTGCAGAGTCGGGCGGCCTTTAG
- a CDS encoding cytochrome P450: protein MATIAAGVGQSAEPRAFDPTAIDPLDVTRAELFRDHSWPEPFRRLRAEAPVYYCENSKFGPYWSVSTYKPIVHIEALPKIFSSSWEYGGITVAGDTNSVLEAEVRMPMFIAMDPPKHQAQRRTVAPAFTPSEIERMRIETQARTGAVLDSLPIGQAFDWVDKVSIELTTGMLAKLFDYPWATRHDLTRWSDVLGDVELFSTLEKRQFRLGNAFEMGTAFKALWDAKASQPPANDLISVMLNSDAMAHMDEGEFMGNLILLIVGGNDTTRNSMTGLAYGLDKFPAERAKLENDPSLIVNTASEIIRWQTPLSHMRRTAMEDAEVEGQMIRKGDKLALWYVSANRDESVFDDGDAIRVDRENARRHLSFGYGIHRCVGARVAELQLIVLMEEMAKRRLRVNVLAEPERVAACFVNEYKSMQVELSRY, encoded by the coding sequence ATGGCGACCATAGCAGCAGGAGTTGGACAGTCGGCTGAGCCCAGGGCATTCGACCCGACGGCCATCGACCCACTCGACGTCACGCGCGCCGAGCTGTTTCGCGATCACAGTTGGCCCGAACCCTTTCGTCGCCTCCGCGCCGAGGCACCGGTCTATTACTGCGAGAACTCGAAGTTCGGCCCCTATTGGTCAGTTTCCACTTACAAGCCGATCGTCCATATCGAGGCTCTGCCAAAGATATTTTCCTCATCATGGGAATATGGCGGGATTACTGTGGCGGGCGACACCAATTCCGTTCTGGAAGCCGAAGTCCGTATGCCGATGTTCATCGCGATGGACCCGCCAAAGCATCAGGCACAGCGGCGCACCGTCGCGCCCGCCTTCACCCCCAGCGAGATCGAGAGGATGCGGATCGAGACTCAGGCGCGAACCGGTGCAGTGCTGGATTCGCTGCCGATCGGTCAGGCGTTCGATTGGGTCGACAAGGTTTCGATCGAACTGACGACGGGTATGCTCGCCAAGCTGTTCGATTACCCCTGGGCAACGCGCCATGACCTGACGCGCTGGTCGGACGTGCTTGGCGATGTCGAGCTGTTCTCTACACTGGAAAAGCGCCAGTTCCGGCTCGGCAATGCTTTCGAAATGGGAACGGCGTTCAAGGCTTTATGGGATGCCAAGGCAAGTCAGCCGCCCGCGAACGACCTCATCTCAGTCATGCTGAATTCCGACGCGATGGCGCACATGGACGAAGGCGAGTTCATGGGAAACCTGATCCTGCTGATCGTCGGCGGAAACGACACGACGCGTAATTCAATGACCGGGCTGGCTTACGGCCTCGACAAATTCCCGGCAGAGCGCGCCAAGCTGGAGAACGACCCGTCGCTGATCGTGAATACGGCAAGTGAGATCATCCGGTGGCAAACCCCGCTTTCCCATATGCGTCGCACGGCCATGGAAGACGCCGAAGTCGAGGGGCAGATGATCCGCAAGGGCGACAAACTGGCGTTGTGGTATGTGTCGGCAAATCGCGACGAGAGCGTGTTCGATGACGGCGATGCCATCCGCGTGGACCGTGAGAATGCGCGGCGGCATCTGTCGTTCGGCTATGGCATCCATCGCTGCGTCGGTGCGCGCGTTGCCGAATTACAGCTTATCGTGTTGATGGAGGAGATGGCGAAACGGCGGCTGCGGGTGAACGTGCTGGCAGAGCCGGAGCGGGTCGCGGCGTGCTTCGTTAACGAGTATAAATCAATGCAGGTCGAGCTTTCGCGTTATTGA
- the msrB gene encoding peptide-methionine (R)-S-oxide reductase MsrB, whose protein sequence is MTFSRRAFLSSSGVALAGATLATGACAKPTPKGRYEINLTDAEWKKRLTPQQYATLRQDATDIPFKSPFLNEHRAGIFSCAGCDLPAFSSRTKFESGTGWPSFYDFLPNAIKTETDTTLGFSRVEVHCRRCGGHLGHVFDDGPQPTGKRYCMNGTALKFAPSKA, encoded by the coding sequence ATGACGTTTAGCCGCCGCGCTTTCTTGAGCAGTTCGGGCGTTGCCCTTGCCGGTGCGACACTGGCAACGGGGGCTTGCGCGAAACCGACGCCGAAGGGCCGGTACGAAATCAACCTGACCGATGCCGAGTGGAAAAAGCGGCTGACGCCCCAGCAATATGCGACGCTGCGTCAGGACGCGACCGACATTCCGTTCAAGAGTCCGTTCCTGAACGAGCATCGCGCAGGAATTTTTTCCTGTGCGGGCTGCGACCTGCCCGCGTTTTCATCGCGCACGAAGTTCGAGAGTGGAACCGGGTGGCCGAGCTTTTACGATTTCCTGCCGAACGCGATCAAAACCGAAACCGATACGACGCTCGGGTTTTCGCGGGTTGAGGTTCATTGCCGACGATGTGGCGGCCATTTGGGGCACGTCTTTGACGATGGACCCCAGCCCACCGGAAAACGTTATTGTATGAACGGCACCGCGTTAAAGTTTGCACCCAGCAAGGCTTGA
- a CDS encoding SDR family oxidoreductase, with protein MDTSKFFRLDGRVALVTGGSRNIGKWIAEGFIAQGAKVYISSRKADACFATAEELGPNCIALPQDVSTVTGCQALAAQFAEHETSLDILVNNAGVAWGAPFETFPESGWDKVMDLNLKSPFFLTQALHELLKASARSDQPAKVINISSVDGERLNPWDTYSYHASKSALIYLTKRLAARLVTDHINVTSLAPGAFASDMNKAARDHGEDVAKRIPSGRIGNPEDMAATAIYLASKAGDYVVGSTIFVDGGIVNASLGNSIDA; from the coding sequence ATGGACACCAGCAAATTCTTTCGCCTCGACGGCCGCGTTGCTCTTGTCACGGGCGGCTCGCGCAACATCGGTAAATGGATCGCCGAAGGGTTTATCGCTCAGGGTGCAAAGGTTTATATCTCATCGCGCAAGGCCGATGCCTGCTTTGCAACGGCTGAAGAACTCGGTCCCAACTGCATCGCTTTGCCGCAGGATGTCTCTACCGTTACTGGCTGTCAGGCGCTTGCCGCTCAGTTCGCTGAACACGAAACATCCCTCGACATATTGGTGAACAATGCCGGGGTCGCATGGGGAGCGCCCTTTGAAACCTTTCCCGAAAGCGGGTGGGATAAGGTTATGGACCTGAACCTGAAATCACCGTTCTTTCTGACGCAGGCTCTGCACGAATTGCTGAAAGCGTCTGCGCGTTCCGATCAACCGGCAAAGGTCATTAATATTTCTTCGGTCGACGGTGAGCGGCTGAACCCCTGGGATACCTATAGCTACCACGCGTCGAAATCGGCGCTGATCTATCTGACCAAACGCCTCGCCGCGCGCCTTGTCACCGACCATATCAACGTCACCTCGCTCGCGCCCGGAGCGTTTGCATCTGACATGAACAAGGCGGCTCGCGATCACGGCGAAGACGTTGCAAAACGGATTCCGTCGGGCCGGATCGGTAACCCCGAAGATATGGCGGCGACCGCAATCTACCTCGCCAGCAAAGCGGGAGATTATGTGGTTGGTTCCACGATTTTCGTTGACGGAGGGATCGTCAACGCTTCACTCGGCAACAGCATTGACGCCTGA